The Candidatus Dadabacteria bacterium genome includes a window with the following:
- a CDS encoding L-threonylcarbamoyladenylate synthase, with amino-acid sequence MTETIKENDPLVFDKLSECLTGGGVIVYPTETLYGIGCLAFDREACRRIVRIKQRSGGKGLIVLVSDEEMLDRHFHVPGDLLERYSRSQKPLTLILHPKSVFPQEVSGGRDSVAARISTSPFAKEILRRVGEPITSTSANISGRGNSNRLADIRRDFPSGIDVIVDSGNLPPSMGSAIVNLTTASPEIIREGDLSVAEIEKILHG; translated from the coding sequence TTGACTGAAACCATCAAAGAAAACGATCCGCTCGTATTTGACAAGCTGTCCGAATGCCTTACGGGGGGAGGGGTGATCGTATACCCGACCGAAACTCTCTACGGGATCGGCTGTCTTGCGTTTGATCGGGAGGCCTGCCGGAGAATAGTAAGGATAAAACAAAGATCCGGAGGCAAGGGCCTTATAGTCCTCGTAAGTGACGAGGAGATGCTTGATCGTCACTTCCATGTTCCCGGCGACCTGCTCGAAAGATACTCCCGGAGCCAAAAACCCCTAACGCTCATACTGCATCCGAAATCCGTTTTCCCGCAAGAGGTGTCGGGAGGAAGAGACTCGGTCGCGGCAAGAATCTCCACTTCCCCTTTCGCAAAAGAGATCCTTCGTCGCGTGGGAGAACCCATAACCTCTACGAGCGCGAACATAAGCGGCAGGGGCAACTCAAACCGGCTTGCTGATATCCGCAGGGATTTTCCGAGCGGGATTGATGTTATCGTTGATTCTGGTAACCTTCCACCCTCAATGGGTTCAGCGATAGTGAACCTGACGACCGCGTCACCCGAGATTATCAGAGAGGGCGATCTTTCCGTAGCTGAAATAGAGAAGATTCTTCATGGCTGA
- a CDS encoding FAD-binding protein, translated as MDSQAVKRNDRWKSRIASELAGILGAGAVISAEDELIAYESDGLTGYRVKPLFVVLPSSTEEVSRVVKLCHRERIPFVPRGAGTGLSGGALPSREGIVISLSRMNRILHVDIPNRVVVVEPGVVNISVTDAVSAEGFYYAPDPSSQIVCTIGGNVAENSGGVHCLKYGVTTNHVLGVEMVLPDGAVVTLGGPTPESLGYDLLSLVVGSEGLLGIVTKVFLRIIKKPQMVKTLFASFERIEDAGASVSAIISSGVIPAGMEIMDNLSINAVETTVGAGYPRDAGAILLVELDGPGAEVSAQVPAVTGILRENGAIEIKLAADESERQLFWKGRKSAFAAMGKISPGYYVQDGVIPRSSLARVLGEIGELGRRYGLRVANVFHAGDGNLHPLVLYDPEVEGESEKAEELSGEILRVCVDVGGSITGEHGVGFDKKRFLPLMFSEQEIDTMNLVRCAFDDEGLCNPGKVFPTPRTCVEPGMQKRGSETAPAKEMGELF; from the coding sequence ATGGACTCGCAAGCTGTAAAAAGAAACGACAGATGGAAATCCCGTATCGCCTCGGAACTTGCGGGAATCTTGGGCGCCGGGGCGGTTATATCAGCCGAGGATGAGCTGATCGCTTATGAAAGCGACGGGCTTACGGGATACAGGGTAAAGCCTCTTTTCGTGGTTTTGCCTTCGAGCACAGAGGAAGTCTCCCGTGTGGTGAAGCTCTGTCATCGCGAGAGGATCCCTTTTGTTCCGAGAGGGGCGGGAACCGGCCTCTCGGGCGGCGCTCTTCCCAGTCGCGAGGGAATAGTGATATCGCTTTCGCGAATGAACAGGATTCTTCATGTGGATATCCCGAACCGCGTTGTTGTGGTCGAGCCCGGAGTGGTAAATATTTCCGTAACCGATGCCGTGAGTGCCGAGGGATTTTACTACGCCCCCGATCCTTCGAGCCAGATCGTGTGCACAATAGGGGGCAATGTCGCGGAGAATTCTGGTGGAGTTCATTGTCTTAAGTATGGGGTCACGACCAACCATGTGCTCGGAGTGGAGATGGTTCTGCCCGACGGAGCGGTGGTCACGCTCGGAGGTCCTACCCCGGAGAGTCTCGGATATGATCTTCTTTCGCTTGTGGTCGGAAGCGAGGGGCTTTTGGGCATAGTGACCAAGGTCTTTTTGAGAATAATAAAAAAACCTCAGATGGTTAAAACTCTTTTTGCTTCGTTTGAGAGAATCGAGGATGCCGGGGCGTCGGTCTCCGCGATCATTTCTTCCGGGGTTATTCCCGCGGGAATGGAAATCATGGACAATCTCAGCATAAACGCCGTGGAAACCACGGTAGGCGCCGGATACCCCAGGGACGCGGGAGCCATTCTTCTCGTGGAGCTTGACGGACCTGGGGCAGAGGTTAGCGCACAGGTTCCTGCCGTGACCGGGATACTTCGGGAAAACGGTGCGATTGAAATAAAGCTGGCGGCGGATGAAAGCGAGAGACAGCTTTTCTGGAAGGGGCGTAAAAGCGCCTTTGCCGCCATGGGGAAAATAAGTCCCGGATACTATGTCCAGGACGGCGTAATTCCCAGGAGCAGCTTGGCTAGGGTGCTTGGAGAGATAGGGGAGCTCGGCAGACGGTACGGCCTTCGGGTTGCCAATGTCTTTCACGCGGGAGACGGAAATCTTCATCCGCTGGTGCTTTATGATCCCGAAGTTGAGGGGGAATCCGAGAAAGCCGAGGAACTTTCCGGCGAAATTCTCAGGGTATGCGTTGATGTCGGCGGCAGCATTACGGGAGAACACGGTGTGGGTTTTGATAAGAAGAGGTTTCTTCCGCTTATGTTCAGTGAACAGGAAATAGATACGATGAATCTTGTGCGATGCGCTTTTGACGATGAAGGGCTCTGCAATCCCGGCAAGGTGTTCCCGACTCCTAGAACGTGCGTTGAGCCCGGGATGCAAAAACGGGGTTCCGAAACTGCTCCCGCGAAGGAAATGGGGGAACTTTTCTAG
- a CDS encoding FAD-binding oxidoreductase translates to MSHVTELSKMVSASRVPVSGDTGSDVPEFGFSPEVILYPENIEEISRVLGFASQKGIRVFPFAGGTKLFLGNPVGAVGAALSLKRLGRVLFHEPSDMVSTVECGMEVREFQNAVGSENQLFPVDPPGLDSGATVGGLLSTNLCGPMSTRYGTCRELILGVRAVRADGEIINLGGKVVKNVAGYDIPKLMAGSLGTLCVLVEATFRLYPDQPFSRTLVLGFDSHVSCSRAARAILAADVVPTCFEILDERLSLEFAAAPGAKRSVLLKFDSFEEAVIEQIKQVREITSGDFASLIEMDDQDSRELWDSAREFPFSSGASFSSKLTLPVTASIEILSDIESNPALSGVTVRCLSRPARGVALVSVSGGGEEAVRAAHSLENLADSLGGRIMFSGVRRELRERIKAWGDFGEALFLMKNIKRRFDPGNILPGEKIFDAD, encoded by the coding sequence ATGTCTCACGTAACAGAACTCTCCAAGATGGTTTCAGCTTCCCGTGTTCCCGTTTCCGGGGATACGGGTTCAGACGTTCCCGAATTCGGCTTCTCTCCCGAAGTAATTCTCTATCCCGAAAACATCGAGGAGATATCCCGGGTCCTCGGGTTTGCTTCGCAGAAGGGCATTCGTGTTTTTCCTTTTGCGGGGGGCACCAAGCTTTTTCTCGGCAACCCGGTTGGCGCGGTCGGCGCGGCGCTTTCACTCAAGCGTCTTGGCAGGGTTCTGTTTCATGAGCCTTCTGACATGGTTTCCACGGTCGAATGCGGGATGGAGGTGAGGGAGTTTCAGAATGCCGTCGGGAGCGAAAACCAGCTTTTTCCCGTGGATCCGCCCGGTCTTGACTCCGGAGCCACTGTGGGGGGGCTTTTGTCGACGAATCTTTGCGGTCCAATGAGCACCAGATACGGCACGTGCAGAGAGCTTATCCTAGGAGTCAGGGCCGTGAGGGCTGACGGTGAGATCATAAACTTGGGAGGGAAGGTAGTTAAAAACGTAGCGGGTTATGATATTCCCAAGCTTATGGCAGGTTCGCTTGGCACCCTGTGTGTATTGGTGGAAGCGACTTTCAGGTTATACCCCGACCAGCCCTTCTCAAGAACCCTGGTTCTGGGTTTTGACAGCCATGTTTCCTGTTCCCGGGCAGCCAGAGCGATACTTGCTGCGGATGTTGTTCCCACATGCTTTGAAATACTTGACGAGAGACTCTCTTTGGAATTTGCGGCGGCACCGGGGGCCAAAAGAAGTGTTCTGCTTAAATTCGACAGCTTCGAAGAGGCAGTGATCGAGCAGATAAAACAGGTGAGAGAGATAACCTCTGGTGATTTTGCCTCCTTAATCGAGATGGACGATCAGGATTCACGGGAGTTATGGGATTCGGCAAGGGAATTTCCGTTTTCATCCGGGGCAAGTTTTTCCTCGAAGCTCACCCTCCCCGTAACTGCCTCAATCGAGATTCTCTCCGATATCGAGAGCAATCCGGCACTCTCGGGGGTCACAGTGCGCTGCCTTTCGAGACCCGCCAGAGGGGTTGCGCTTGTTTCGGTAAGCGGTGGGGGTGAAGAGGCGGTCAGAGCGGCACATTCTCTTGAGAATCTTGCCGATTCGCTTGGGGGCCGTATCATGTTCTCGGGGGTCCGCCGCGAACTCAGGGAGAGGATAAAAGCGTGGGGAGATTTCGGAGAGGCGCTTTTTCTTATGAAGAACATAAAACGGCGTTTTGATCCGGGAAACATTCTGCCCGGCGAAAAAATATTCGATGCAGACTGA
- a CDS encoding DUF3891 family protein produces the protein MIRRESDEGWTLITQPSHAFLSSRIMDFWGNEDFETIVPRDEVMLAIREHDCGWEETDSVADLNPKNGYPRSFMEMRPESQLEIWSECFEKHAGEHPYACALIALHFSELNERTISRNPNNKAAVSLREKIREFLRRSLEIRVGDEILNGYLPADIQTNLRFLQVGDIISLGLCHGSRSVTVPGVPINYLGDTVEIALSSEDGLNYMICPNPFSQDSLHFDISGRKLGEKSFGTQEELKEVFHSAGLETFGFSISSGAEGRNVA, from the coding sequence ATGATAAGAAGGGAATCCGATGAGGGGTGGACGCTCATAACGCAGCCGAGCCACGCTTTTCTTTCTTCAAGAATAATGGATTTCTGGGGCAATGAGGATTTCGAGACTATCGTTCCCAGAGACGAAGTGATGCTTGCGATAAGGGAACATGACTGCGGGTGGGAGGAAACGGATTCCGTGGCTGATCTTAACCCGAAAAACGGCTATCCGAGAAGTTTCATGGAAATGCGGCCCGAGAGTCAGCTTGAGATATGGTCTGAGTGTTTCGAAAAACATGCCGGCGAGCATCCATACGCCTGCGCGCTCATAGCGCTTCACTTCTCCGAACTTAACGAAAGGACCATATCCAGAAACCCAAACAACAAGGCGGCCGTTTCGCTTAGAGAGAAAATCAGGGAATTTCTGCGGCGAAGCCTCGAGATCAGGGTCGGGGATGAGATTCTGAACGGATACCTGCCTGCCGATATCCAGACCAATCTCAGGTTTCTTCAGGTGGGTGACATAATATCGCTTGGCCTCTGCCACGGATCAAGATCAGTCACTGTTCCGGGCGTTCCGATTAATTACCTCGGAGACACGGTGGAAATAGCGCTGTCATCAGAGGACGGGCTTAACTATATGATCTGCCCAAATCCTTTTTCCCAAGACTCTCTTCACTTTGATATATCCGGCAGAAAACTTGGGGAAAAATCGTTTGGCACCCAAGAGGAACTCAAAGAGGTTTTCCATAGCGCGGGTCTCGAGACTTTCGGTTTTTCGATTTCTTCGGGAGCGGAGGGACGCAATGTCGCTTGA
- a CDS encoding heterodisulfide reductase-related iron-sulfur binding cluster: MSLETAFDHTDRPSKKIIQDCVHCGFCLSSCPTYLETGNELDSPRGRIHLIKAAEEGRIPMGESLVKHLDLCLGCLACETACPSGVKYGSLIEMSRGQIERRFKRGLRERILKAFIFKIFPYPQRLKVLLPFVYLVKTLGLKRVFPPWLLDRISLSASSMFHMLPEVSSAFGETLSAFYPAIGERKKKVALLSGCVQGVFFPEINRATIEVLRASGCEVFVPKNQGCCGALSVHSGRLEEGREFARKLVALFATLNVDAVVVNSAGCGSTMKEYAEILHGDPVYSEAAAQLSAKTVDVMEFLSDVEIGASLRPLDIRITYQDACHIVHGQGIRSAPRELLRSIPGLELVEMQRSDHCCGSAGIYNIVQPEMSARLLSGKIREIEKTGADYLAVGNPGCMIQIRKGLLGLDSKTKIVHPVEILNWSLRGSIS, from the coding sequence ATGTCGCTTGAGACTGCTTTTGACCATACAGATCGCCCGAGCAAGAAGATAATACAGGACTGCGTTCACTGCGGGTTCTGTCTTTCATCTTGTCCCACCTATCTTGAGACCGGAAACGAACTCGATTCTCCCAGGGGAAGAATACATCTGATAAAGGCCGCGGAGGAGGGAAGAATTCCGATGGGCGAGTCACTTGTAAAACACCTTGATCTGTGTCTGGGATGTCTTGCCTGTGAGACTGCGTGTCCGTCTGGAGTTAAGTATGGAAGTCTGATAGAGATGTCGAGGGGACAGATTGAAAGGAGGTTCAAAAGGGGCCTGAGGGAGAGAATTCTCAAGGCTTTTATCTTCAAAATCTTTCCCTATCCCCAAAGGTTGAAGGTTCTTCTGCCGTTTGTTTACCTGGTAAAAACCCTTGGCCTGAAGAGGGTTTTCCCGCCGTGGCTTCTTGACAGAATAAGTCTCTCGGCTTCCTCCATGTTTCATATGCTTCCCGAGGTCAGCTCCGCTTTCGGGGAAACTCTTTCGGCCTTTTACCCGGCAATTGGAGAGAGAAAAAAGAAAGTTGCCCTTCTGAGCGGGTGCGTTCAGGGGGTCTTCTTCCCGGAAATAAACAGGGCAACGATCGAAGTGCTTCGCGCAAGTGGCTGCGAAGTTTTTGTTCCCAAGAATCAGGGATGTTGCGGGGCCCTTTCTGTTCATTCGGGAAGGCTTGAGGAAGGAAGGGAGTTCGCAAGAAAACTGGTGGCGCTTTTCGCCACCTTAAATGTAGATGCCGTAGTCGTTAATTCCGCCGGATGCGGTTCCACTATGAAGGAATACGCCGAGATCCTGCATGGGGATCCGGTCTACTCCGAAGCCGCAGCGCAGCTCTCGGCGAAAACCGTGGATGTCATGGAATTTCTTTCAGATGTGGAAATAGGGGCGTCGCTGCGCCCTCTTGATATAAGGATTACTTATCAGGACGCATGCCATATTGTTCACGGACAAGGGATACGGTCTGCTCCAAGAGAACTTCTAAGAAGCATCCCGGGACTGGAGCTTGTCGAAATGCAACGGTCGGATCACTGTTGCGGAAGCGCCGGGATATATAATATCGTGCAACCGGAGATGTCCGCTAGGCTTCTCTCAGGGAAAATAAGAGAGATAGAAAAAACCGGTGCTGACTATCTGGCCGTCGGGAATCCCGGGTGCATGATACAGATCCGCAAGGGACTGCTCGGTCTAGATTCCAAGACCAAGATTGTGCATCCAGTAGAAATTCTCAACTGGTCGCTGAGAGGCAGCATCAGCTAG
- a CDS encoding HU family DNA-binding protein produces MLVNGKPLTKSQLSNSLAEKAGITKATAKTVIDAMASIACEEVKGKGEFTIPGIGKLVISNRSARMGRNPATGEVISIPARKVLKFRVAKACKDSVLG; encoded by the coding sequence ATGTTAGTGAACGGAAAACCTTTAACAAAATCCCAGCTTTCAAACAGCTTGGCAGAGAAGGCGGGAATAACCAAGGCGACAGCCAAAACCGTTATTGATGCTATGGCGTCAATTGCATGTGAAGAGGTAAAGGGAAAAGGAGAATTCACGATTCCTGGAATCGGCAAACTGGTTATCAGCAATCGTAGTGCCAGAATGGGGAGAAATCCCGCCACCGGTGAAGTAATCAGCATACCTGCAAGAAAGGTCCTGAAGTTCCGCGTGGCGAAAGCCTGCAAGGATTCCGTGCTAGGTTAA
- a CDS encoding efflux RND transporter periplasmic adaptor subunit: MKNWLTLVLISLGFLLVLSLLYARFLQERESSAQGHSEDNVHRPIKVMTPVASPGSVYTEVLGRVRGKQTVLVRTTVSGWVKRIDSGRGQEIEKDGIILELYDYRVETRLDEAKYNLESAKGKLAEAERVYRRNAALFEKGIVSEDETEASQNLLETASAGVKALEASYKRAKWNYENLKIRSPIQGQVVEIVPDIGQETRNGDVVAKVVNLSGRKVIAGVDVSVARSVSRGDVLEVSLTRDGTVETVAGEVDGVSPGSDDFSGTYDIEIAISDPSVKWWPGEMVSVKIPVQTLDNVVRIPKTAVLSDDKENSSFVLVEKNGEVLKAKVAPTWIDDNSAYISFDSLPPDSRIITEGNFGLLPGQPVRIVD, from the coding sequence ATGAAGAACTGGTTGACTCTGGTTTTAATATCTCTTGGTTTCCTCCTGGTTCTTTCTCTCCTGTACGCGAGGTTTCTTCAAGAAAGGGAATCGAGCGCGCAGGGTCATTCTGAAGATAACGTCCACAGGCCCATAAAAGTGATGACGCCTGTTGCGTCCCCGGGTTCAGTTTACACCGAAGTTCTCGGAAGAGTCCGCGGCAAGCAGACCGTTCTGGTCCGAACGACCGTCTCGGGATGGGTAAAGCGGATAGATTCCGGTCGAGGTCAGGAAATCGAGAAGGATGGAATTATCCTCGAACTCTACGATTACCGCGTGGAAACACGGCTTGACGAGGCCAAGTACAATCTTGAGTCCGCCAAGGGGAAGCTTGCCGAGGCTGAAAGGGTATACCGCAGGAACGCGGCTCTTTTTGAGAAGGGAATAGTCTCTGAGGACGAGACCGAGGCGTCACAAAACCTGCTTGAAACCGCCTCGGCCGGCGTGAAGGCCCTTGAAGCTTCTTACAAAAGGGCCAAGTGGAATTACGAAAACCTAAAGATCCGCTCCCCTATCCAAGGCCAGGTTGTCGAAATCGTTCCCGACATCGGGCAGGAGACAAGAAACGGGGATGTGGTAGCCAAGGTCGTTAATCTAAGCGGCAGGAAAGTCATAGCCGGTGTGGACGTGTCAGTTGCCAGAAGCGTCAGCAGGGGAGATGTTCTCGAGGTATCGCTTACAAGAGACGGCACGGTGGAAACCGTCGCGGGCGAGGTTGACGGCGTGAGTCCGGGTTCTGATGATTTCTCGGGCACCTACGATATCGAGATTGCCATATCCGATCCCTCGGTAAAATGGTGGCCCGGGGAAATGGTTTCCGTAAAAATACCGGTGCAGACGCTTGATAATGTCGTCAGAATTCCCAAGACGGCTGTCTTGTCCGACGACAAAGAAAATTCCTCTTTCGTGCTGGTTGAAAAAAACGGAGAAGTTCTCAAGGCTAAGGTGGCGCCCACGTGGATAGACGACAACTCGGCCTACATATCCTTTGATTCCCTTCCCCCGGATTCCAGAATCATAACCGAGGGGAACTTCGGCCTTCTTCCCGGTCAGCCGGTAAGGATTGTCGACTAA
- a CDS encoding cysteine desulfurase family protein: MGCTEEISGEIYLDNNATTRPLPEVTEAMHEAMGEGFGNPSSAHSAGERARHRMDLARKRTSDLVGCSPEDLIFTSSGTESNNMVFYSCTRKKEKPHIVTTQVEHSSIMKMCNFLELNDVHIEMLEVDRHGILDIRKLENAISEKTDLVSVQWVNNETGVIQDIASISEVCRKNGVLLHTDAAQAVGKFEVDLAKLHVDFLSFTAHKISGPQGAAVLYAKDRLLVNPFLFGGFQEEGFRPGTENLPGITGFGAACEIRHKRLEQAIGKMKDLRDRFEKIIIESIPDTSVNGGGGERICNTTNIHFGGTDGRRLVSLLDEAGIRCSQSSACTNFDITPSYVLAAMGLDEQHAYSSIRFSFCPENTFEEIERAAEIIREKCEFLSSQPC; this comes from the coding sequence ATGGGGTGTACAGAGGAAATTTCCGGCGAAATCTACCTTGACAACAACGCAACTACAAGACCACTTCCCGAAGTAACGGAGGCCATGCACGAAGCCATGGGCGAGGGGTTCGGCAATCCCTCAAGCGCCCATTCGGCTGGAGAGCGGGCGAGGCACCGCATGGACCTTGCCCGAAAACGGACTTCCGATCTTGTGGGATGCTCCCCCGAAGACCTCATATTCACAAGTTCCGGCACGGAATCAAACAACATGGTTTTTTATTCCTGCACCAGGAAAAAAGAGAAGCCGCACATTGTCACAACCCAAGTAGAGCACTCCTCGATAATGAAGATGTGCAATTTCCTCGAACTAAACGACGTCCACATCGAAATGCTCGAGGTGGACAGACATGGGATTCTTGACATCCGAAAACTCGAAAACGCGATCTCCGAGAAAACCGATCTAGTTTCCGTGCAGTGGGTTAACAACGAGACCGGAGTTATACAGGATATCGCGAGCATTTCCGAGGTCTGCAGGAAAAACGGAGTGCTTCTCCACACCGACGCGGCCCAGGCTGTAGGCAAGTTCGAGGTTGACCTTGCAAAGCTTCACGTGGATTTTCTCTCTTTCACCGCTCATAAAATCAGCGGTCCCCAGGGCGCCGCGGTTCTCTACGCAAAAGACAGGCTGCTTGTGAATCCTTTTCTTTTCGGAGGATTCCAAGAGGAAGGGTTTCGTCCCGGGACTGAGAACCTTCCGGGCATAACAGGCTTTGGGGCCGCCTGCGAGATAAGGCACAAAAGGCTTGAGCAGGCCATAGGAAAGATGAAAGATCTTCGCGACCGGTTCGAGAAAATAATAATCGAGTCCATCCCGGACACCTCGGTTAACGGGGGCGGCGGGGAAAGAATATGCAACACCACCAATATCCATTTCGGCGGAACTGACGGAAGAAGGTTGGTTTCCCTTCTTGACGAGGCGGGAATAAGGTGTTCGCAGAGTTCCGCGTGCACGAATTTCGACATTACGCCATCCTACGTTCTGGCTGCCATGGGGCTGGATGAACAGCATGCGTATTCAAGCATAAGATTCAGCTTCTGCCCGGAAAACACCTTTGAGGAGATAGAAAGAGCGGCAGAGATAATCCGGGAAAAGTGCGAATTTCTCAGCAGTCAGCCCTGCTGA
- the cofE gene encoding coenzyme F420-0:L-glutamate ligase: MDKTGEIRFVPLKGIPEVGEGDSLGEMILHAAAREGFSFLDGDIIVVAQKVVSKAEGRVVSLSQVEPSGFAVTVSEEVSKDPRLVEVILGETRRIVKMDERESGKGRLIVETIGGLVLANAGVDASNVSGGEDVTLLPLDSDRSAGVIRKHIEQETGKYVAVIISDTVGRPWREGLTDIAIGCSGMKPLSDRRGEADTKGLLLTATEMATADQVACAAGLLMEKTAALPVVVARGVEYIRGEGSSDELIRDPAHDLFR, from the coding sequence ATGGACAAGACTGGAGAAATAAGATTTGTTCCCTTGAAGGGAATTCCGGAAGTGGGGGAGGGGGACAGCCTCGGGGAGATGATTCTGCACGCCGCCGCCCGTGAGGGATTTTCGTTTCTCGACGGGGATATAATTGTAGTTGCGCAGAAAGTGGTTTCAAAGGCCGAAGGCAGGGTCGTTAGTCTTTCCCAGGTGGAACCTTCGGGTTTCGCGGTTACGGTCTCCGAGGAAGTTTCAAAGGATCCGAGGTTGGTGGAGGTGATTCTCGGGGAAACCAGGAGAATCGTAAAAATGGACGAGAGAGAAAGCGGCAAGGGAAGACTTATAGTTGAAACGATCGGAGGGCTTGTGCTGGCAAACGCCGGCGTTGATGCGTCGAATGTTTCCGGGGGCGAGGATGTCACGCTTCTTCCGCTTGATTCCGATCGCTCCGCCGGGGTTATAAGAAAACATATAGAACAGGAAACCGGAAAGTACGTGGCCGTCATAATAAGCGATACCGTGGGACGTCCCTGGCGGGAAGGGCTCACCGACATCGCCATTGGCTGTAGCGGCATGAAGCCACTTTCTGACCGCAGGGGAGAGGCCGATACCAAAGGTCTTCTGCTTACGGCAACCGAGATGGCGACCGCGGACCAGGTGGCGTGTGCCGCGGGCTTGCTGATGGAGAAAACCGCGGCTCTGCCCGTTGTGGTAGCGCGCGGGGTCGAGTACATCCGGGGAGAGGGAAGTTCGGATGAACTGATCAGAGATCCGGCCCATGACCTGTTCAGGTAA
- a CDS encoding glycerophosphodiester phosphodiesterase family protein, with protein sequence MKGFFEKDFLLISHRGASHYEPENTLRSFRRALDMGSAVIEFDVRRSLDGRLVVIHDRTVDRTTDGKGAVSGKMFSELRSLDAGFGERVPTLEEVFENFAGRCGLVVELKEKGTEEETVSLIKAHGLIKDAAVVSFREDCLRAVRELDPSITTGLITVFGFGCVKKALSLGCQVVATNHRFMTRRLASEARRRGLFVCCWTVNDPKRGEKLAGIGINGIITDKPDLI encoded by the coding sequence ATGAAAGGTTTTTTCGAAAAAGATTTCCTCCTTATCTCTCACCGCGGCGCGAGTCATTACGAACCGGAAAATACTCTCCGCTCTTTCCGCAGGGCCCTGGACATGGGGTCTGCGGTGATAGAGTTTGACGTGAGGAGAAGTCTTGACGGCCGCTTGGTCGTCATTCACGACCGGACGGTGGACAGGACCACGGATGGTAAGGGAGCCGTTTCGGGGAAGATGTTTTCTGAACTCAGATCTCTTGACGCCGGTTTCGGGGAGCGGGTACCGACTCTTGAGGAAGTCTTTGAGAATTTCGCGGGGCGCTGCGGACTCGTGGTCGAACTTAAGGAAAAAGGTACGGAAGAAGAAACGGTCTCGCTTATAAAAGCTCATGGTCTTATAAAAGATGCGGCGGTGGTTTCTTTCCGCGAGGACTGTCTTCGTGCCGTGAGGGAACTTGATCCTTCCATTACTACGGGGCTTATTACGGTTTTCGGCTTCGGGTGCGTGAAGAAGGCTCTTTCTCTGGGCTGCCAGGTAGTTGCTACAAATCACCGTTTTATGACGCGACGCCTCGCTTCGGAAGCCCGAAGAAGAGGCCTTTTTGTGTGCTGCTGGACGGTTAACGATCCGAAACGGGGCGAAAAGCTGGCCGGGATCGGGATTAACGGGATTATCACCGACAAGCCTGACCTGATCTGA